A stretch of the Peromyscus leucopus breed LL Stock chromosome 10, UCI_PerLeu_2.1, whole genome shotgun sequence genome encodes the following:
- the Pno1 gene encoding RNA-binding protein PNO1, producing the protein MAEMETQNAGTEDGFTPVTHRGGRRAKKRQAEQPSAAGQDGDASRMDTEEARPAKRPVFPPLSGERLLTGKEETRKIPVPAHRYTPLKENWMKIFTPIVEHLGLQIRFNLKSRNVEIRTCKDTKDVTALTKAADFVKAFVLGFQVEDALALIRLDDLFLESFEITDVKPLKGDHLSRAIGRIAGKGGKTKFTIENVTRTRIVLADVKVHILGSFQNIKMARTAICNLILGNPPSKVYGNIRAVASRSADRF; encoded by the exons ATGGCCGAGATGGAGACGCAGAACGCCGGGACGGAGGACGGCTTTACTCCCGTCACGCACAGAGGGGGCCGGCGGGCGAAGAAGCGACAGGCAGAGCAGCCGTCCGCGGCGGGACAGGACGGAGACGCCAGCCGCATGGACACGGAGGAGGCGCGGCCGGCCAAGAGGCCGGTCTTCCCGCCGCTCTCGGGCGAGCGGCTCCTG ACTGGGAAAGAAGAAACGAGAAAGATTCCTGTCCCCGCTCACAGATACACACCGTTAAAGGAAAACTGGATGAAGATATTTACTCCGATAGTAGAACATTTGGGACTTCAGATACGCTTTAACCTGAAGTCAAGGAATGTCGAAATCAGG aCTTGTAAAGACACCAAGGATGTCACTGCCCTGACAAAAGCAGCCGACTTTGTGAAAGCCTTTGTTCTTGGGTTTCAGGTGGAG GATGCGCTTGCCCTTATCAGGCTGGATGACCTCTTCCTAGAGTCTTTTGAAATAACCGACG tTAAGCCCCTAAAAGGAGACCACCTGTCAAGGGCAATAGGGCGCATTGCTGGCAAAGGAGGGAAAACCAAGTTTACAATAGAGAATGTAACGCGGACACGGATTGTCTTGGCAGATGT GAAAGTTCACATTCTCGGCTCTTTCCAGAACATCAAGATGGCGAGAACTGCCATTTGCAACCTCATCCTAG gAAATCCTCCATCAAAGGTGTATGGCAATATCCGAGCTGTGGCCAGCAGATCAGCGGACCGGTTCTGA
- the Ppp3r1 gene encoding calcineurin subunit B type 1 isoform X2, with product MGNEASYPLEMCSHFDADEIKRLGKRFKKLDLDNSGSLSVEEFMSLPELQQNPLVQRVIDIFDTDGNGEVDFKEFIEGVSQFSVKGDKEQKLRFAFRIYDMDKDGFISNGELFQVLKMMVGNNLKDTQLQQIVDKTIINADKDGDGRISFEEFCAVVGGLDIHKKMVVDV from the exons gGAAATGAGGCGAGTTACCCGTTGGAAATGTGCTCACACT ttgATGCTGATGAAATTAAAAGGCTAGGAAAGAGATTCAAGAAGCTTGATTTGGACAATTCTGGTTCTTTGAGCGTGGAGGAGTTCATGTCTCTGCCTGAGTTACAACAGAACCCTTTAGTACAGCGGGTAATAGACATATTTGACACAGACGGGAATGGAGAGGTAGACTTCAAAG AATTCATTGAAGGAGTCTCTCAGTTCAGTGTCAAAGGCGACAAGGAACAGAAGCTGAGGT TTGCTTTCCGTATCTACGACATGGATAAAGATGGCTTTATTTCCAATGGGGAACTCTTCCAGGTGTTGAAGATGATGGTGGGGAACAATCTGAAAGATACACAGTTACAGCAGATTGTAGACAAAACCATAATAAATGCAGATAAGGACGGAGATGGAAGAATATCCTTTGAGGAATTCTGTGCT GTTGTAGGTGGCCTAGATATCCACAAAAAGATGGTGGTAGATGTGTGA